From Bosea sp. NBC_00550, the proteins below share one genomic window:
- the secF gene encoding protein translocase subunit SecF yields MRLLRIVPDNTRFKFVWFRRFSYPLSAAYSILVITLFLTVGLNFGIDFKGGTLIEMQSKAGAVDIAQIRHTANGLGFGEAEVQEFGAAGEVSMRFGMQPGGETAQQAVVVKAREAFASNYDFRRVETVGPRVSGELVQAGTLGVVLAIVGVLIYLWFRFEMPLAIGAILGTLHDIVLTIGFFLITQLEFNLTSIAAILTIVGYSLNETVVVFDRTRELLRRYKTMPIAELLDLSVNSTLSRTAMTATTTFLSLLALVLFGGSAIEGFALVMLFGVVVCTYSAMFISTPVLLYMDVRSAGAREEAQEAARTKAAAAKAKA; encoded by the coding sequence ATGCGCCTGCTTCGTATCGTCCCCGACAACACCCGTTTCAAATTCGTCTGGTTCCGCCGCTTCAGTTATCCGCTCTCGGCCGCCTATTCGATCCTGGTGATCACGCTGTTCCTGACGGTCGGCCTGAATTTCGGCATCGACTTCAAGGGCGGCACGCTGATCGAGATGCAGTCGAAGGCGGGCGCCGTCGACATCGCGCAGATCCGCCACACCGCCAACGGGCTCGGCTTCGGCGAGGCGGAGGTGCAGGAGTTCGGCGCCGCCGGCGAAGTCTCGATGCGCTTCGGCATGCAGCCGGGCGGCGAGACCGCGCAGCAGGCGGTCGTCGTCAAGGCGCGCGAGGCCTTCGCCTCGAACTATGATTTCCGCCGTGTCGAGACCGTCGGCCCGCGCGTTTCGGGCGAGCTGGTGCAGGCCGGCACGCTCGGCGTCGTGCTCGCGATCGTCGGCGTGCTGATCTATCTCTGGTTCCGCTTCGAGATGCCGCTGGCGATCGGCGCGATCCTCGGCACGCTGCACGACATCGTGCTGACCATCGGCTTCTTCCTGATCACGCAGCTCGAATTCAACCTGACCTCGATCGCGGCGATCCTGACCATCGTCGGCTACTCGCTGAACGAGACGGTCGTGGTGTTCGACCGCACGCGCGAATTGCTGCGCCGCTACAAGACGATGCCGATCGCCGAGCTGCTCGACCTCTCGGTCAACTCGACGCTGTCGCGCACGGCGATGACGGCGACGACGACCTTCCTGTCGCTGCTGGCGCTGGTGCTGTTCGGCGGCTCGGCGATCGAGGGCTTCGCGCTGGTCATGCTGTTCGGCGTCGTGGTCTGCACCTATTCGGCGATGTTCATCTCGACGCCGGTGCTGCTCTACATGGACGTCCGCTCGGCCGGC